The genome window ATTCCGGGTTGAACGCTCCTTCACCTTTTTTCTCTTCCAGGCTGCGTTCCTGTGTGACATCAGAGACATAATCCGGATAGCCGGTTTTCCTCAGATAATCGGTGATTTTTTTCACTTCATTTTCGCTGATGAATGCTCCCTGAACACGGATCGGCTTGCTGCTGCCGATCGGCATGAACAGCATGTCGCCCTTGCCCAGCAGTTTTTCCGCACCCTTGGAATCGATGATGGTGCGCGAGTCAATCTGGCTGGTGACTGAAAATGCTATTCTGGACGGCAGGTTGGCCTTGATCAGGCCTGTGACTACATCTACTGACGGTCGCTGGGTGGCCACGACCAGATGCATCCCGACAGCCCTGGCTTTTTGTGCAATCCGGCAGACTGACTGCTCGACTGCGTCTTTGGCGATCATCATCAGGTCTGCGAGTTCATCAATCACGATCACTATATAGGGCAGTTTTTCCAGCTCGATTTCCTCGTCATGGGCTTTTTTCTCTTCAAGGTAATTATTGTAAGACTCGATGTTTCTGAACTGCAGCGAGGATAAAAGTCTGTATCTGCGTTCCATTTCGTCCACAGCCCATTTAAGGGCAAAAGCTGCGTCCCTGGCGTCTGTGATCACAGGTGTCATCAGATGGGGTATGTCATGGTAAATATTCAATTCCACCATTTTAGGGTCTATCAAGATTAATTTCACATCCCTGGGGCTTGCCTTGTAGATCACGCTGCAGATGATTGTATTGATGCATACGCTCTTCCCTGAGCCGGTGGCTCCGGCGATCAGGGCGTGAGGCAGCTGCTTGAGGTCCCAGACCACGATGTTGTCGCCCAGACCTTTGCCGAATCCTAAAGTCAGGGGGGAGTCCTGCTTCTGGAACTCATTGCTCTCAATAATTTCACGAAGACCGACACTCTCGCGGATCTCGTTCGGCACTTCGATTCCGATCGCTGATTTTCCAGGAATCGGGGCTTCGATGCGGATGTATGAAGAAGCCAGGGTCAGGCTGATGTCGTTGGCCAGACTCACGATCCTGGCCACTTTTACTCCGGGGGCAGGTTGAAGTTCGTAGCGTGTAACCGCGGGACCCTGAGTGGTATTCAGAATGCTTGCCACAATGTTGAACTGTTTGAGACTGTCAATCAGCAGGCAGCCCTTCTTGCGGATATTCTCTGAATTTTCGAGATTGATCTTTTTTTTCTGAGTAAGCAGTTCAAGCGGCGGGGGCATGTAAACAGGCTGTGATTCATTGCCGGCAGCAGGCAGAATTTCATCCAATGGAGTGATTTCTGAATTTTCTGTTTCAGGTTCTTCAAATATTTCCTCGCCTGTCTCCTCTTCCAGGTGCGCATCGGCAACTATAGGCAGCAAGGCTTCAAAGGTTTTTTCCGCATCGTATTTTCTGTCTGTAAACTTAAAAAATTGTTTCCAGAAATTCAGTACTTTCAGCTGTATTTCTGAAAAAAGGACTTCGAAAACCAGGAGCAGAGAACTGATCATCAGAGTGGCGATCACGATCAGTTTGCCGTAATGGCCAAAAAGCCTGGTAAATCCCTGATCCAGGTAATATCCGATCAGCCCGCCGGATTTCCAGTGTTCCGTGAGTGAAAGCAGAGATATCAGGAGCAGTGCGAATCCAAGTACTTTAAGATAAGGTTCATGGATTTTTTCCTTGCGGTAAATGCAGAATCCCATGTTCCATAAAAGGAAAGAGCAGAAGACAATGCCTGAACTTCCTGTCAGAGTATAAATCCGGTTGATCAGCTGATAGAAAAAACCGTCACCTTCAAGGAAAAAAGTGGTCAGGATCAGGACCGCGGAACCGATCAGCAGAAGTCCCAGGATTTCAAACTTGAGAAAATCAAAAAGCTCTTCGTTTTTCTTCATCAGGATTTGTGCGGCTGTTCGCCGGTATGTCCGAATCCACCGCTGCCTCTTTCAGTCATGTCAAGGGTATCGACCTGTTCCCATTCAATTCTTTCCACCCTGTTTATCACCATCTGAGCGATGCGGGCTCCGCGCTTGATTTCAAAAGTCCGGCTGCCGAAATTGATCAGAATCACTCCAATTACACCTCTGTAATCAGAATCAATTGTCCCGGGGGTGTTCAGAATGGTCACCTGGTTTTTTAAAGCCAGCCCGGAACGTGGTCTGATCTGAGCTTCGTACCCTATAGGGAGTGAGATTCTTAACCCTGTTGATATCAGCATGGTTTGACCAGGTTCAAGGTACTCGATATCCGGTACACAGGCGTAAAGATCCATCCCGGCAGAACCAGTTGTCATATATTGAGGAAGAGGAAGGTCCCGGGCTTCCTCAGTCTTTTCCACTAATACTTTCAGCATTGTGGAATTATATCATAGAGCAGTATAAATTTCATATTTTTTCCTGACATTATCTTGATGTCCTCCTGTTTTTCTTAGAACCCATTTCATAAGTCTGCGTCAGCCGCGTTCGGAGCTCCGAAGTTCAAAAGCTAGGCGCGGTGAGGAAGGGAATGTGGTGCATTTCCGACGAACCGCAACGACGCTTTTGAATTTTGCAGCCCGAACCCGGTGGGTTGCCAGCACAGGCTACGCATTTCTTCGTTATCCGGTCTTGATGATGCGCCGCATCACCTTCGACCGGATGGCCTCGAAATGCTTGCATGTGCAAGGCAACGCGGTGACGCAGACTTATGAAATGGGTTCTAGTGCCCGGGGGGAGGGCCATGACCAGAGCCATGTGGCGGGGTCTGGTCGTCAGAACTGTTGTCTGTGCTGTTCTTGGTTTTAGTCGGCTTTCCTGAATACTTTTCCCAATCCGCCTGGGCTTCCTCTGTCCTGCCCTGCTTTTCGTAGCAAAGTGCGCGCACACAGTATAGATAAGGAAATCCCGGGTCAAGTTCTGCGACTCTGCTGAAATCCTCAATCGCCAATTCGTTCTTCCCTATGTTGAAATAAGCATTACCCCGCTGGTAATATGCCGAAGCCTCTTCAGGATCCAGCTCAATCACTCTGGAAAAATCATCCGCCGCCTGGGAATATTTCCCCATTTTGTGATAGGAAATACCCCTTTTGAGAAGGATTTCAAGGGAATCCGGAGCAAGCGCCAGTGCACTGTCAAGACAACTGACTGCCTCTGTATATTGAAGCTGCTTGAAGTGATCGGCTGCTTTCCTGATCCAGGCTTCCGGCTGATCCGGATCCAGCCTGACTTCCTGGGAATAATCCAGGATTGCTGACTGGAACTTTTTCAACGCATCAAATGCCAAGCCTCTTCTGAAATATGCTTCTGCATAATCCGGATCGATCTGGACAGCTTTGGTAAAATCTTCGATCGCGCCGTGATAGTTGCTCTGCTGAAATCTTGACATTCCCCGTACAAAATAAGCAAATTCATAGTTGTGATTGAAGCGGATAAATCTGTTAAAATCCGACTCTGCTGATTGAAAATCCCCGTCTTCAGATTCGGCCAGGCCCCGCAGCAGGTAACACTTGAAATCTCCCTGATTGAAATTGAGAACTGTGGAATAATCGGCAATGGCAGCTTGATAATTTTTATCGTCATAAAAAGAGAGAGCGCGGTTGAAATAGGCTCTGGTCTCACTGCTGTCCAGTGTGATGGCAGCAGAATAATCGTTGATGGCAGCCTGATATGATCGAATTTCGGCCAGCGCATTCCCCCGATTCAGATAGGCAGGCAGAAAATCCAGCTGCAGGTCAATGCTTCTCGAAAAATCGTCGATTGCTTTCTTTGGCTCGTGAAGCTTCTCATACGCAATCCCTCGGTTGAAGTAAACCACAGGGAAGTCCGGGAAAATTTCCGAAGCCCTGGAATATTTTTCCAGAGCAGCCTGATAATCACCTTCCAGTGAATATGCAAGGCCGAGATAGAACTGAATCCTGGCTGAACCGGCATCGATTGACTGCGCTTTTTCCAGAACTTCCCTTGCTTTCGGGTACTTCCGCAGGAAAATGAGAGTCTTGCCCTGCTGGATATACACCTCTGAAGTATATGGATAATATCGCTCAGCCCAGTAAAATTCCTTGAGGGCTTCAGAATATTTCCCCCTGTCAAATAGTGAGTGTCCGCTCTTCAAGTAATGCTCTGCAGCTGTCGTGTCGAGGGTCACGCTTATGCACCCGCTGTCTTCATTCTGAATGCTGACTGAGTTGATAATTTCCGAAGTGGCATCAGGCATTCTGGTCATCCTCGTAACCAGGTCGATGACTTCAATGGAAGGCGCATTCACCATCTCCATTTCCCATCTGCGGATTTCAATCAGTTCTTCCTTGTTTTGCGCGAAAGATAGATGGCAGAGGTTCAATGTGACCAGGACGAGAAATAATTTACGCACAGGTCCGCCTCTTTGAAGATACAAACAGTCTATCAATTCCCGGCGCTGACTCCAAGTATAATTTTAGCACTGGTCGTATTCAAAATCAGTTGAACCTGTCTTCGAATCCGAATATAATTAAGATAGATCTAGATTTCAAAATTTGCCTTGCTGCCTGCATAAATGATTAAAAAAGGCTTAGGAGGTTCCGTGAGATTCTTTGCAATTCTTGCTGTACTGACTGTCTTTTCAGCACAACTGCATGCGGTGACACGAGCAGATTCCTTCATTTTTCTGCTTTCCACCAGGGGATCCAATCTGAGTGTTGTATCCATGATCAACCCACTGGGCGGGGATCCTGCGATCATGGCTTCCAGAGAAGCAGTTGTCGAATCTTTCGCTGTTTCCAAAAGCCAGGCAATCGTGTTCAGCGAATGGCTGAACCCGGGAACTCCGGACGCCAAACTGCTGCTCAAGGTCAGGCCTGATGCTCCACCGCTCAATGCCGACAAATTCAACCTCTCATTCTATCCCGACATATCTTCTGACGGCAGAATTATTTTCCTTGGATCAGGCTCATCTGGAGAGGGTTATTATACCTGCTCCACAGACGGTTCTTCCCTCACGCGCATCGCAGACCACGGCCAGATCATGAAAGCCGGCGGAGCAAGATTCTCTCCGGACGGGACACGACTTGTCTATCCCATCAGCCACGTAGTATTACCCAACTGCTCAGATATCGGCATTATGGATTCTGACGGAACCAACCAGTCCAGACTCACTAAAAACACTACGGCCAACTGTACCTATAAATTTCCTACATTCAGCCCTGACGGCAAGGTAATCTTCGCGTTGGAAAACCTTGTCAGCAACGAGGTCGGACTTTTCTCCATCGATCCTAGCGGGGCCGAGGGACAGACTGAAATTGTTTTCTGGAAAGACCCGGAAAAAAAGATCGCTGATATCGCAGTCTCCCCGGATGGCAAATGCATAGCCGTAATCCACGGTGGCGCTACACAGGGAGAGAATGTCACTCTGCTTGATGTCAATGGTGCGATCATCAGGCTGATCACGACAAAAGGGCTTACTCACCGCGGCATCTGCTGGAAGAGTAAATAGACTTGAATAGTTTATAATTCCAGAATGATTCAGATTAAAGCTGCTGCCCTTTTTATCTGCCTGACTCTGCTCTGTTCAGGCTGCAGCAAACCAATCCAGACAACCGGTTTTCCTGTTTCAGTTGTGAAAACCGAAAATCAGGATCTTTCTCCTGACTATGGAGATACGATTGTGATTGCCCTCGACACTGTCTCGGTAGTTCTGGATCCTTTTTCAAACCATGATCCTGCATCAGGAGTGGTGACTGACCAGATTTTCTGCGGATTGCTGAGCAAGGGGCCTGACCGCAGATTCAATTGCGACCTGGCTGAGACCTTCGAGATTGCAGATAGATCACTGACTTTCCGGCTGAAACACGATGTAAAATGGCATGACCTTGAGAATTTCACTTCTGCCGACGTCTTATTCACCTATGGACAGGTCATGGAAATGCAGGGCACTGAACTGTATGACCATTTCAGCCGTATCAGCACCCTTGAGACCCCTGATATGTATACAGTGATCGCCAGATACCGGGAGCCATGGCCATGGGCATTGAACGACTGGACTGTCAAAATCCTGGCCAGGCATGTTTTCGAATCCAAAAAAGATACTGTAGGCTACAGTCAGCTGCTGATGGGAACAGGTCCTTACAAATTACAGGAATTCAGTTCCGGCGAAAAAATCACACTCACCGCTTTTGATCAGTTCCACGGAAGCATTCCATATCTTGGATCCCAGATTTTCAGATTCATTCCTGATCACTCCGGCAGTGCCGCCTTCCTCGCCCTGATGAGGCATGAAATCGACATGACTGAATTGACCCTGGATCAATATCTCAACAGGACGCCATCCGACGAATTCATGTCCAGATACAATGTTTACCACTACACCGATTTTAAAGGGTATTATTGTATATTATACAATCTGGACAGACCCTTTTTCCAGGATCTCCGTCTTCGGAATGCCCTTAACACCGCCCTCGACCGCAAGAGAATCGCTTTCAGGATTTTCTATGAATCTGGCAGACTGGTCAATGGTCCATTCATACCTGGAGACTGGGCTGAGAACATAACTGGGGAAGTTCAGCGCTATTCAACCAGCGAAGCCAGTCTGCTGCTTAATGAGTCCGGCTGGATTACAGAAGCAGGGGGCCGGAAAAAGGATGGACAGACTCTTTCGATTGAGCTCTGCCTGGATCCGCAAGACGAATTCATGCCAAAAATAGCCGCTCAGGTTAAATCAGACTGGGAATCAGTGGAAGTGGCAGTGAGGATCAATTCCGCTGAGAAAAACATCCAAAAACTTGTCAGCAGGGATTTCGACGCTGCTCTGGTATACTTTAAATACAGTGATGAGCCTGACCTGCAATCCCGTTACTGGACGACAGACTCCATCCCTGCCTCTGGAAATACCGGCGAGAATTACTCTGGTTTCAGGAACACAGAGGTTGACAGGCTCTGGGTTTTGGCCCGTAACACTTCATCCATGCAGGAGCGGGAAATGATTTTTCACAGAATCCAGGAATTGATCGTCAATCAGACGCCTGCCACTTTTCTCTTCTCCCCTGATAAAATCCTGGCTGTAGACAGAAGATTTTTCGGAATCAGGATTACACCGGGCGGCATACTTTATAATCTCGACAAATGGTATGTGCCGAAAAAATTCCAGAAATATATTCAATGATGAAAAAAAGAATTCTTTTAATCCTGTTCGTCGCGATGCTCCTTTTTTTTTCAATTCAAGTCTTTAAGATTGTGAAGCAGCCAGCTGCAATCAGAGTCAGAATTTCTGACAGCGGAACTATGGATTTCATTCTGGTCAGGGCTGGAGAATTCCAGATGGGTTCCCCCAAAGGCGAGGGCAGGGACGATGAGCATCCGCAGCATAAAGTCATCATTACCAGGCCTTATTACCTTGGAAAATATGAAGTCACTCAGCAGCAGTGGCTCTCAGTGATGGATGAAAATCCCAGCGGCTTTGCTTCACCTGAACGCCCGGTTGAACGGATCACCTGGGCAGAAACTTACGAATTTGCATCCAGGCTAGACAAACTCGGTCGGGGAAATTTCGAAATTCCGACTGAGGCGGAATGGGAATATGCCTGCAGGGCCGGTTCTCATACTCAATTCTTTTGGGGGGATTCCAGCGCTGAAATCGCCTCATTCTGCAATTTCGCTGATCTCAATGCAGGCCAGAGTTCTATTTTCCACAGGTTCGACTTCCACTGGGCTGACCTGACAAAGGACGACGGCTTTGAAACAACAGCTCCAGTCGGAAAATACAGGCCCAATCCCTGGGGCTTTTATGACATACTCGGCAATGTCTTTGAATGGTGCTCGGACTGGTATGCCCCTGGCCTGCCTTATTCAAGCGAAACCCGCCTTGATCCCACCGGTCCGGACACAGGTGAAAAGCACGTAGTCAGGGGTGGATCATGGGGAGATGAC of Candidatus Wallbacteria bacterium contains these proteins:
- a CDS encoding DNA translocase FtsK, whose protein sequence is MKKNEELFDFLKFEILGLLLIGSAVLILTTFFLEGDGFFYQLINRIYTLTGSSGIVFCSFLLWNMGFCIYRKEKIHEPYLKVLGFALLLISLLSLTEHWKSGGLIGYYLDQGFTRLFGHYGKLIVIATLMISSLLLVFEVLFSEIQLKVLNFWKQFFKFTDRKYDAEKTFEALLPIVADAHLEEETGEEIFEEPETENSEITPLDEILPAAGNESQPVYMPPPLELLTQKKKINLENSENIRKKGCLLIDSLKQFNIVASILNTTQGPAVTRYELQPAPGVKVARIVSLANDISLTLASSYIRIEAPIPGKSAIGIEVPNEIRESVGLREIIESNEFQKQDSPLTLGFGKGLGDNIVVWDLKQLPHALIAGATGSGKSVCINTIICSVIYKASPRDVKLILIDPKMVELNIYHDIPHLMTPVITDARDAAFALKWAVDEMERRYRLLSSLQFRNIESYNNYLEEKKAHDEEIELEKLPYIVIVIDELADLMMIAKDAVEQSVCRIAQKARAVGMHLVVATQRPSVDVVTGLIKANLPSRIAFSVTSQIDSRTIIDSKGAEKLLGKGDMLFMPIGSSKPIRVQGAFISENEVKKITDYLRKTGYPDYVSDVTQERSLEEKKGEGAFNPEYNGKDEFLDEAICLVVENKLASVSMLQRKLSVGHARAGRLMDIMEEMGIVSAQNGSKPRDILIDKSDLDNFVKKREEA
- the dut gene encoding dUTP diphosphatase → MKVLVEKTEEARDLPLPQYMTTGSAGMDLYACVPDIEYLEPGQTMLISTGLRISLPIGYEAQIRPRSGLALKNQVTILNTPGTIDSDYRGVIGVILINFGSRTFEIKRGARIAQMVINRVERIEWEQVDTLDMTERGSGGFGHTGEQPHKS
- a CDS encoding tetratricopeptide repeat protein, which gives rise to MRKLFLVLVTLNLCHLSFAQNKEELIEIRRWEMEMVNAPSIEVIDLVTRMTRMPDATSEIINSVSIQNEDSGCISVTLDTTAAEHYLKSGHSLFDRGKYSEALKEFYWAERYYPYTSEVYIQQGKTLIFLRKYPKAREVLEKAQSIDAGSARIQFYLGLAYSLEGDYQAALEKYSRASEIFPDFPVVYFNRGIAYEKLHEPKKAIDDFSRSIDLQLDFLPAYLNRGNALAEIRSYQAAINDYSAAITLDSSETRAYFNRALSFYDDKNYQAAIADYSTVLNFNQGDFKCYLLRGLAESEDGDFQSAESDFNRFIRFNHNYEFAYFVRGMSRFQQSNYHGAIEDFTKAVQIDPDYAEAYFRRGLAFDALKKFQSAILDYSQEVRLDPDQPEAWIRKAADHFKQLQYTEAVSCLDSALALAPDSLEILLKRGISYHKMGKYSQAADDFSRVIELDPEEASAYYQRGNAYFNIGKNELAIEDFSRVAELDPGFPYLYCVRALCYEKQGRTEEAQADWEKYSGKPTKTKNSTDNSSDDQTPPHGSGHGPPPGH
- a CDS encoding ABC transporter substrate-binding protein, coding for MIQIKAAALFICLTLLCSGCSKPIQTTGFPVSVVKTENQDLSPDYGDTIVIALDTVSVVLDPFSNHDPASGVVTDQIFCGLLSKGPDRRFNCDLAETFEIADRSLTFRLKHDVKWHDLENFTSADVLFTYGQVMEMQGTELYDHFSRISTLETPDMYTVIARYREPWPWALNDWTVKILARHVFESKKDTVGYSQLLMGTGPYKLQEFSSGEKITLTAFDQFHGSIPYLGSQIFRFIPDHSGSAAFLALMRHEIDMTELTLDQYLNRTPSDEFMSRYNVYHYTDFKGYYCILYNLDRPFFQDLRLRNALNTALDRKRIAFRIFYESGRLVNGPFIPGDWAENITGEVQRYSTSEASLLLNESGWITEAGGRKKDGQTLSIELCLDPQDEFMPKIAAQVKSDWESVEVAVRINSAEKNIQKLVSRDFDAALVYFKYSDEPDLQSRYWTTDSIPASGNTGENYSGFRNTEVDRLWVLARNTSSMQEREMIFHRIQELIVNQTPATFLFSPDKILAVDRRFFGIRITPGGILYNLDKWYVPKKFQKYIQ
- a CDS encoding SUMF1/EgtB/PvdO family nonheme iron enzyme; translation: MKKRILLILFVAMLLFFSIQVFKIVKQPAAIRVRISDSGTMDFILVRAGEFQMGSPKGEGRDDEHPQHKVIITRPYYLGKYEVTQQQWLSVMDENPSGFASPERPVERITWAETYEFASRLDKLGRGNFEIPTEAEWEYACRAGSHTQFFWGDSSAEIASFCNFADLNAGQSSIFHRFDFHWADLTKDDGFETTAPVGKYRPNPWGFYDILGNVFEWCSDWYAPGLPYSSETRLDPTGPDTGEKHVVRGGSWGDDWTNCRPASRATNWSDRWWVLGVRMKYYPPQGWNWLKLILTGNVSITFTD